In one Lolium rigidum isolate FL_2022 chromosome 3, APGP_CSIRO_Lrig_0.1, whole genome shotgun sequence genomic region, the following are encoded:
- the LOC124695994 gene encoding uncharacterized protein LOC124695994: MDSQPVDVHGTDFYDFGKLVDANLFAADQIWAVYDDVDGMPRLYASRIKHSDALDFKVHLTWLDHVAANEAEDRWTDEELPVACGSFGLRETEISQLRFIFSHIVQLTKGKRRSNYEVYPSKGEVWALYKGWSMQWASDAGNHRSYEYEVVQVLSDFSFRAGVTVVPLVRVKGFSSLFATAKDEPEIVIASSDLLRFSHRVPFYSTDGHEKVDVPRGFLELDPACLPTDLDAAFPPISLDSCMSPGKKENGTSIASSAGSTSSKGKHEDSSSEQNASLLKNCPSKGIFTFPDSEFHDFEGCHSPEKFEHGQIWSICSGADSFPKFYGWISKIELGPFKVCLTWLEACPKVEQEKQWLEQGIPVSCGKLKVRNWRTNYETTNTFSHLVYKVHDPKREIEILPKVGEIWAIYKNWSPDWVPPGTNDLDEYSIGEIVRCTKTKVEGYIAVFKPAIGTNVVKIPVEDKMRFSHRIPSFRLQEEEGGQLYGFHELDPASVPEVSLQQDAPLNRAG; encoded by the coding sequence ATGGACTCCCAACCTGTTGATGTACATGGTACAGACTTCTACGATTTTGGCAAGTTGGTGGATGCAAACCTATTTGCAGCTGATCAGATCTGGGCAGTTTATGATGACGTGGATGGCATGCCAAGGCTTTATGCTAGTAGAATAAAACATTCAGATGCCCTCGATTTCAAAGTTCATCTCACCTGGCTGGATCACGTTGCAGCAAATGAAGCTGAGGATAGATGGACCGATGAAGAACTGCCGGTTGCTTGTGGAAGCTTTGGCTTAAGAGAAACAGAGATATCACAGCTCAGATTCATTTTTTCGCATATTGTTCAACTGACAAAAGGCAAAAGAAGAAGCAACTACGAAGTATATCCTAGCAAGGGTGAAGTATGGGCCCTTTATAAGGGTTGGAGCATGCAGTGGGCATCAGATGCAGGTAACCATAGATCCTATGAATATGAAGTCGTCCAAGTCCTGTCAGATTTCTCATTTCGTGCTGGCGTCACCGTTGTCCCGTTGGTCAGGGTCAAAGGCTTTAGCAGTTTGTTTGCGACAGCTAAGGATGAGCCCGAAATTGTGATAGCATCAAGTGATCTGCTTCGATTTTCTCACAGAGTCCCTTTTTATAGCACAGATGGTCATGAGAAAGTGGATGTCCCGAGAGGTTTTCTGGAACTCGACCCTGCATGTCTCCCCACGGACCTGGATGCAGCATTTCCCCCAATTAGTCTCGACTCTTGCATGTCTCCTGGCAAGAAAGAAAACGGCACATCCATTGCTTCTAGCGCTGGCAGTACAAGCAGCAAAGGAAAACATGAAGATAGTTCGTCCGAGCAGAACGCATCCTTGCTGAAAAATTGTCCCTCCAAGGGTATTTTTACCTTTCCTGATTCAGAATTCCATGACTTCGAAGGATGCCATTCACCTGAGAAATTTGAACATGGACAAATATGGTCAATATGCAGCGGTGCTGACAGCTTCCCCAAGTTCTATGGCTGGATAAGCAAAATCGAGCTGGGACCTTTCAAAGTGTGTTTGACCTGGCTAGAAGCTTGTCCTAAAGTGGAGCAGGAGAAACAGTGGTTGGAGCAGGGTATACCTGTCAGCTGCGGTAAGTTGAAAGTTCGAAACTGGAGAACCAATTACGAAACAACCAATACCTTCTCTCATTTGGTGTACAAGGTACACGACCCAAAGCGGGAGATTGAAATTCTTCCGAAGGTCGGTGAGATCTGGGCCATCTACAAAAACTGGTCACCTGATTGGGTTCCTCCGGGGACGAACGATCTTGATGAGTATAGCATTGGGGAGATTGTCAGGTGCACCAAAACTAAAGTCGAAGGCTATATCGCTGTGTTTAAGCCCGCCATCGGAACTAATGTAGTGAAGATACCTGTGGAAGATAAGATGAGGTTTTCTCACAGAATTCCCTCTTTCCGTTTGCAAGAAGAGGAAGGTGGTCAGCTCTATGGCTTCCACGAGCTCGATCCTGCCTCTGTTCCTGAAGTTTCTCTACAGCAGGACGCCCCCTTGAATCGTGCCGGCTAA